DNA from Pelagibacterium nitratireducens:
AGGCAGGATGTCATCGGGCAGGCTGGTGCCGTGGTTCTTGAGGGCGGCAAGACCGACGTCGCGATAAGTGTAATCGAGGTTCAGCCCAAATTTTGCGTCGGCCGCAGCCAAGATGTCTAGGCTTGAGGCCATGATTTCGGGTCCGATGCCATCGCCGGGGAGAACAAGCAGCTTCATAAGACTGGCCTTATTTGAGCAGGTCGGCAGGAACGTAGAGTTCGCCTGCCATCAGTTTGCGAGCCGTACGGATCGCACCACCGCTCAGAACTTCGAGATCGACACCACTGCCCTTTGTCTTGAGCGCCACGTCAAGGAGCCCAGAAGGGTGTTCAATGAGAACAAGGCGATCGTCACCCTCGGGTCGCTTTGCCAGCCCGTCGGAAATCGAACCTTCGAGCATGGCGCATGTGGATACGCACAGCCCGCCGGTGACAGCAAAGGCGGCATGGGTGTTCTGAGGCACGAAATAGCGCGCGGCGATATGCCCTTCGCCTTTGGGTTGGGACAACATCGCGACCTTGGGGATTACCTTGCCGGTGACGTCGCCGAGCCCCATGCGCTCTCCGGCGATCACACGCATGGCTTCCATACGTGCGAAGAAATCGGCATCGGCGTCGAGCTCGGACGGGGTTTCGTAGCCCGTCTTGCCCAAGTCGGCAGCGCGGAAGATCATCATCGGAACGGCCACGTCAATCAGGGTGACTTCTATGCCGTTGATCTCTTCGACGAGATTGCCGGTGGGCAGAAGCTTGCCGGTCTTAGAACCGACGATATCCATGAAGTTTAGGCGGACGGGCGCAGCTGTGCCCGGCACGCCGGCAATTTCGGTATCGCCGTCATAGATAACGCCGTCAGCATCAGTCTTGACGACGGCTTCGATGCGGCTGTTGGTATTGATGTTGAAAATGGTGACGGCAGTCTCATCGCCGGTAATTTCGACCATACCACGCTCAATAGCGAACGGGCCGACACCGGCAAGTATATTGCCGCAGGACGGGGCGGTATCCACGAACGCATCGGTGATCGAGACCTGGGCGAAGAGATAGTCTACATCGACGCCTTCGCGGCTCGATGGCTGCACCATTGCGACCTTTGAGGTGAGCGTTGTTGCGCCCCCCACCCCATCAATTTGGCGCGCATCTGGCGACCCCATGGCTGCCAGGAGAACCTTGTCGCGGCTTTCGACATCGGCCGGAAGGTCGGTGGTCACGAAATACGGGCCTTTTGAGGTCCCGCCGCGGATGAGAATGCAAGGAATGGCAGCTTGTCGGGTCATCGTCATCTTTACAGTTGTGTCTGCCCACCGGGGGCGGACGAGCTCGGTTCGATATCGGACGGGCTTTAGCAGAACCGCCCGCACCGTAGGATTGAGCAATGGTGTTGCCCGGCATCGCGCTTTGGCAATGAACGGGCGGGAGGTGCCTCGTGCACTCCCCCGCCCCTTTGGCGTTAGCGGAACGGCCAGGGAAAGCGGAACTGGCCCTGCAGGAACCCGGCCGGCATGACGAGGTTCAGTGAGCGGGCCAGAACCATCATGAAGATCGCTGCGGCGAGCGTTAGAAGAATGGTCTTGAGCCAGCTGGCCTTGGCCATCGTCCTAAGGAAGACCACAAAGAACACCAGCAGCGCCGCGAAATAGCCGGCAATGGCGACGGCGGCAACAAAGGCGGCAAGCCAGCCCAACATGGCCCATGCACCGCCCCTGACATCGTGTTCACGCGGGGTGACCTCGGTATCGAAATTGGCAGTGGATTCCGTCTTGCCCGTCAGTAGCGGCACCATGGCAACAAGCGTTGCCACGATCCCGACGACGGCGACCCATGTGGGAAAGATGCCGCCAAGCTGTGACAGGCCGAACGATTCCCAGAACACGAAGGCAAAGCCAGCAAGAACTGCAACCCCGAACAGTATCTGAGGCCATAACTGGCCCGCCTGAGCGAGTTCGGTCGTACCTTCGGTGCTGACCTTTGCCGCCTCTTCGCCCGGCCGGGTGCGGGCGCCGAGCCAGACCGACACCACCGTGAGCACGATGATACCGATAACCAGCGGACGGGTGAGAAAACCCCAACCCGAGAACTGGACTGCCTGATAAAGATATCGTTCGGCCTGGGTGGCAAGAACGAAACCGATCAGGAAGCCTGGACGCGGCCAGCCGAAGCGCTTGAGAAGAACGCCAATGGCACCCACGATCAGCAGAGCAACAAGGTCGTTGAGAGACCGGGTAGCCTGAAAGGACGCAAACGTTATGACCATGATCATGAACGGCGCGATGAGCGTGTAGCGGATGGTGGTCAGGCGCGCGATACCAGGTGCGGCGACGATGCAGAGCAGTGTGCCGATCACATTGGCCAGGGCCAGCGACCACACGATGGTGTAGGTCACATCCAGATTGCGGTCGGCCATCGCCGGACCCGGCTGGATGCCGAGGAGGATGAGGCCCGCCAGAAACACCGCCATGGACCCCGAGCCGGGGATGCCAAACAAAAGCGTGGGGATGAGCCCGCCGCCTTCCTTGGCATTGTTGGCGGATTCCGGCGCGATCACACCTCGAATATCACCCTTGCCGTATTGCGAGCGGTCCTTAGAGGTCTGAACGACGTGGCCATAGGCGATCCAGTCCACGACCGAGCCGCCAAGCCCGGGGATGGCGCCGATGACTGCACCAAGGCCCGAACAGCGTAGAGCGAGCCATTTGTAGGTCCAAGTGTCCTTGAGCCCCTGCCGCCACCCCTGCCCCAGAGAAGAAGATTTGCTGGCAATCGAGGAGCCACCGCGCAGCAGGTCGACAATTTCGGGCACGGCGAACAGGCCCAGCGCCACGATCACCAGCGGAATACCGGTCGAGAGATAGAGTAGGCCGAAATCCATGCGATACTCGCCAGTGGCTGGCGCTGCGCCGACGGCGCCGAAGGCCAGGCCCAAAGCGGCAGCAGCGACGCCCTTGGCAAGGTTGTTGCCCGAGAGGACGCCGACCATCGAGAGGCCGAAAAGAGTGAGGGCGAACAGTTCGGCCGAGGAAAAGCTCAGGATAAGCGGGCGGGCGATAACAACAAAGCCGGTAAGGATCAGGGCGCCGAACAGACCGCCCATGAGCGAAGCCGAGAACGCCGCCGACAACGCGCGGGCAGCCTGCCCCTTCTTGGCGAGTGGAAATCCATCGAGAACGGTTGCCTGACTGGCCGTCGAGCCTGGAATGCCCATCAGCACCGACGCAAAGGTGTCGGAGGTGGGAATGATGGCGACGAGGCCGATAAGCATGGCCAGTGCCGAGGTTTGATCCATGCCGTAGAGGAAAGGCAGCAGCAGTGACAAACCGACGATGCCGCCAAGGCCGGGCAGAATGCCAATGACCAGGCCCAGCAGCACGCCGAGGGTCAGAAACATCATGTGGTGAGGGGTCAGCAGTTCAGCGAGCGCTGAAAAAAGTACGTCGAGCATATTGGTTACTCGTGAGTTTTGCCGAACGCAGGTTCGGGTGCCGGCGCAGCATTATCGCGGAGCACGACAAGCGCGCATCAGGAAAGCGACGGCGCCGCGGCTCTCTGAGCCGCGGCGCCGCTGAAAACACGGCCTATTCGAGAGTGACCTGGTAGTTCTCTGTCAGGAACTGACGCACCCAGTCACGGGCCACAGGGTCGATGGTCGTCGCAGCGGTGTAAACACCGGCTACCTCGTCACCGACGGCCTGGTCGTATTCACCCAAGATTTCAACCTTTGCGGCCTGGAGTTCAGGATCTGCGACGGCGTCGACGAAAGCCTGACGGTAGGCCGCCACGATCTCAGGTGGAGTTCCGTTGGGAAGCATGGCCGGCTTCTGGGCAGCAAAGCCCGAACCAAAGAAGGCGAGATAGGCCTGCAGTTCGATTCCTGCTGCGCCCATTTCACCATGAACCATTTCGTAAGCTTCAAGGAAGTGTGGCAGATCGGGGAAGGTCGGGTCACGCTGGACGTTGCCTTCCGAATCGAGCACGCCCCAGGAAAAGAGCGGAACAGCGTCGCCGGCTTCGACAAGCGGGACTACGTTGGTGAGGTAGGCCGACGAGGTCTGGTAATCGATTGTGGCTTCGCCACGCTCGAATGCCAGACGGCCATCGCCGCGGCCGGTCATGCCGAAGACATGACGCACGTCGAGGCCCAGCACTTCAAAGGCCAAAAGCGGAACGAGATCGAGCGAGGTTGCGCCCTGGCTGGCATAAACCAGTTCGGTGCCCATGAGCTCGCCCATTTCGGATGCGTCGGAAATCCCGAGGCTGGCCGGGACGTAAACCACACCGCCGGTCGGGGAAACCAGAACGGGCTCAAGTTCGGCGTAGTCATATTGAACGCGGCTATCGCCGAGCAGGAACGGGAACTGGGTCGAACCCGACGTACCAAGCAGAGAAAGTCCATCGGGTTCGGCGCGTGCGACGAATTCGTTGGCGCCGGTGATCGAGCCGCCGCCGGGGACGTTGCGAACGATCACGTTTGGTTGCCCGGGCAGGTGCTTGGACAGATAGGGTGCGTAAAAGCGCGCCCAGACGTCGGACCCCCCACCTTCTGAGAACGGAATCCACCATTCAACTGTCTGGCCGGAAAAGTCGACCTCCTGGGCCTGAACAGAGGCCGGCGCAATGGCAATCGAGGCCGCCATAACGGCGGACACGGCCAAACCCCGCGCGAAGCGAAGTGCATTTTTCATATAGGATCCTCCCATAGAGTTCGCGGGCAGACCTCCGCATCGTCCCCACGCCGCGCCTCCCCAGCGGCCTTCGGTCCATCCGAGCGTTGCACCCTGATTTTCTCCGGCCTTTGCCGAGGCATGGCAAGGAAATGCGGAAACAACGGATGTCTGCTGGAATGCATCATGCAACACCAAGCTGTCGGAAAGCTGTCCGGCACAAAACCCGCGACTATTCGGCCGCCATCGCCCCGTTCCCAGGGCCCTGAGCGGCCTTTTGCGATTGGGCTACGGGCAGTTCGAGGCGTATCGTGCAACCGCTTTCGACGGAGATGATACCAACATCACCCCCCGCCCGTTGAGCAATGGCCCGGACGATAGACAGGCCAAGACCGCATCCTCCATCGCTGTCGTCGGACAGCCGCACAAATCTGTCGAACACCCGGTCGCTGGCTTCGGGCGGAATACCGGGACCATCATCGGAAACGGTTAGGGCGGCCATATTGCCCACACGCTCGACAACGAGCGAAAGCCGTCCGCCTTCGGCACAGCCATATTTGAGACCATTGTCGATGAGATTGTCGATCGCCTCTTCAAGCATAACGCGGTTGCCGGCAACCGGCAGGGGCTCGGTGGCAGATTCAAGTTCTATATCGACATGGGCCTTGAGGGCTCGGGGCACATGCCGGCGGGCCACATCGGCGACCAGCCGGGTGAGGTCGGATGGTGGTTGAAGGTCGTCGCCCCTGCCCTCATTGGCGATGTCGAAATTGAGCAATTGATGGCTCATGCGCGAAAGCTGGCGCGCCGCTTGCGCCAAATCCTGCAGACGGGCCGTGCGACCGTGGTCGCTGCTCGCGCTGAGGGCGGCCTC
Protein-coding regions in this window:
- a CDS encoding 4-oxalomesaconate tautomerase, which gives rise to MTRQAAIPCILIRGGTSKGPYFVTTDLPADVESRDKVLLAAMGSPDARQIDGVGGATTLTSKVAMVQPSSREGVDVDYLFAQVSITDAFVDTAPSCGNILAGVGPFAIERGMVEITGDETAVTIFNINTNSRIEAVVKTDADGVIYDGDTEIAGVPGTAAPVRLNFMDIVGSKTGKLLPTGNLVEEINGIEVTLIDVAVPMMIFRAADLGKTGYETPSELDADADFFARMEAMRVIAGERMGLGDVTGKVIPKVAMLSQPKGEGHIAARYFVPQNTHAAFAVTGGLCVSTCAMLEGSISDGLAKRPEGDDRLVLIEHPSGLLDVALKTKGSGVDLEVLSGGAIRTARKLMAGELYVPADLLK
- a CDS encoding Bug family tripartite tricarboxylate transporter substrate binding protein — encoded protein: MKNALRFARGLAVSAVMAASIAIAPASVQAQEVDFSGQTVEWWIPFSEGGGSDVWARFYAPYLSKHLPGQPNVIVRNVPGGGSITGANEFVARAEPDGLSLLGTSGSTQFPFLLGDSRVQYDYAELEPVLVSPTGGVVYVPASLGISDASEMGELMGTELVYASQGATSLDLVPLLAFEVLGLDVRHVFGMTGRGDGRLAFERGEATIDYQTSSAYLTNVVPLVEAGDAVPLFSWGVLDSEGNVQRDPTFPDLPHFLEAYEMVHGEMGAAGIELQAYLAFFGSGFAAQKPAMLPNGTPPEIVAAYRQAFVDAVADPELQAAKVEILGEYDQAVGDEVAGVYTAATTIDPVARDWVRQFLTENYQVTLE
- a CDS encoding tripartite tricarboxylate transporter permease, with the protein product MLDVLFSALAELLTPHHMMFLTLGVLLGLVIGILPGLGGIVGLSLLLPFLYGMDQTSALAMLIGLVAIIPTSDTFASVLMGIPGSTASQATVLDGFPLAKKGQAARALSAAFSASLMGGLFGALILTGFVVIARPLILSFSSAELFALTLFGLSMVGVLSGNNLAKGVAAAALGLAFGAVGAAPATGEYRMDFGLLYLSTGIPLVIVALGLFAVPEIVDLLRGGSSIASKSSSLGQGWRQGLKDTWTYKWLALRCSGLGAVIGAIPGLGGSVVDWIAYGHVVQTSKDRSQYGKGDIRGVIAPESANNAKEGGGLIPTLLFGIPGSGSMAVFLAGLILLGIQPGPAMADRNLDVTYTIVWSLALANVIGTLLCIVAAPGIARLTTIRYTLIAPFMIMVITFASFQATRSLNDLVALLIVGAIGVLLKRFGWPRPGFLIGFVLATQAERYLYQAVQFSGWGFLTRPLVIGIIVLTVVSVWLGARTRPGEEAAKVSTEGTTELAQAGQLWPQILFGVAVLAGFAFVFWESFGLSQLGGIFPTWVAVVGIVATLVAMVPLLTGKTESTANFDTEVTPREHDVRGGAWAMLGWLAAFVAAVAIAGYFAALLVFFVVFLRTMAKASWLKTILLTLAAAIFMMVLARSLNLVMPAGFLQGQFRFPWPFR